A single genomic interval of Fructobacillus americanaquae harbors:
- a CDS encoding peptidoglycan amidohydrolase family protein, with product MTDNNQDKHLRHRLMFTASATTLAATGAVFGATVLNQNQTASADQVQGQAQSQVDQQSQWQANSLDQVKAAIAKQGQGQNIHGYATQWGDTLDVIAQAYGLSTEQAAQQLGLDDQGLLISGYRLGAQAQVIQKLKDDGVLLSAGVAQVSQSQTSQPNLVLMQKGAPTTDSAQVAADSQASSQAVSQGSQTGSQTATTAAAQSVAQSQSLSVASSQASAQSMAASVNQNQVSQAVSVAGSSAGAQQSNTDQTDTIEQNAAQGAGSQSADLYSQTQSLSQAQAAASQAPSSQATVSQAGISQVANSEATTSQVQSSQAATSQAVASQAPVSQAVVSEAPASQAATSQVATSQAPASTSAAVQQTATTNKVNTDQVINWFYDNQGKLTYSMTGSRDGADGTADCSGAMTEALYEAGASKPAYLYNTDSLHGYLEQNGYQLISTNTPWDAQRGDIVIWGQQGASGGSAGHVQIIVSNDPNARAISVNYVTGGQTGTAVQEWNYDAAYNYTAKANGGNLAYYVYRQA from the coding sequence ATGACGGATAATAATCAAGACAAGCACCTTAGACATCGGTTAATGTTTACAGCAAGTGCGACGACATTAGCAGCAACGGGCGCTGTTTTTGGGGCGACCGTTTTGAACCAAAATCAAACAGCCAGTGCTGACCAAGTTCAGGGCCAGGCACAATCTCAAGTTGACCAACAAAGCCAATGGCAGGCAAACTCGCTTGACCAGGTCAAGGCTGCCATTGCAAAGCAAGGCCAAGGACAAAATATTCATGGCTATGCGACACAGTGGGGGGACACACTGGATGTGATTGCCCAGGCTTATGGTTTGAGCACGGAACAGGCGGCCCAGCAGTTGGGCTTGGATGACCAAGGGTTGTTGATTTCAGGCTATCGCTTGGGTGCCCAGGCCCAAGTGATCCAAAAGCTTAAAGATGATGGTGTCTTATTGTCTGCTGGAGTTGCTCAGGTAAGCCAGAGCCAAACTAGTCAGCCAAACTTGGTGTTGATGCAAAAGGGTGCACCAACGACTGATTCCGCTCAGGTGGCTGCCGATTCGCAAGCCAGCTCACAAGCAGTCAGCCAGGGAAGTCAAACGGGTAGTCAGACAGCAACGACTGCCGCTGCTCAATCAGTTGCTCAGAGCCAGTCTTTGTCCGTGGCTAGTTCGCAGGCTAGCGCCCAGTCAATGGCAGCTAGTGTCAATCAAAATCAAGTTAGTCAAGCGGTGTCCGTTGCTGGTTCAAGTGCTGGTGCACAACAGTCAAATACTGACCAGACCGATACAATTGAGCAAAATGCTGCTCAAGGAGCTGGGTCACAGTCAGCCGATTTGTACTCACAGACGCAGTCTTTGAGTCAGGCACAAGCAGCAGCTTCACAAGCACCTAGCTCACAGGCTACTGTCTCACAGGCTGGTATTTCCCAAGTAGCCAATTCAGAAGCAACTACCTCACAGGTACAAAGTTCTCAAGCGGCCACTTCACAAGCGGTGGCATCCCAAGCACCTGTCTCACAAGCTGTCGTTTCAGAGGCACCGGCTTCCCAAGCAGCAACGTCACAGGTAGCTACTTCCCAAGCCCCAGCTTCGACAAGTGCAGCCGTACAACAAACGGCTACCACGAATAAGGTCAATACGGATCAGGTTATTAATTGGTTCTATGACAACCAAGGCAAGTTGACTTATTCTATGACGGGGTCTCGTGATGGCGCCGATGGGACGGCTGACTGTTCCGGTGCAATGACGGAAGCCTTGTATGAGGCGGGGGCTTCCAAGCCGGCTTACTTGTATAATACGGATTCTTTGCACGGTTATTTGGAACAAAACGGTTATCAACTAATTTCAACGAATACGCCATGGGATGCTCAACGTGGTGATATCGTTATTTGGGGTCAGCAGGGTGCCTCAGGTGGATCTGCTGGTCACGTTCAAATCATTGTCTCAAACGATCCAAATGCCCGCGCCATTTCCGTTAATTATGTAACGGGCGGCCAAACGGGTACGGCTGTTCAAGAATGGAATTATGACGCAGCCTATAATTACACGGCAAAGGCCAATGGTGGTAACCTGGCCTATTATGTTTACCGACAAGCGTAA
- a CDS encoding ABC transporter permease, with translation MEEVQNEFSLVGIEDKSASENIVKPALSTWQSVWHRLRKNKLAVVSLVFLVLVMLYALISIPLVSQNAANQFDTGTAKYKNLPPKSGLPIPGWDGNMTTPGATESVDVYAKNDVDQNFILGTDNLGRSVAKRVTVGLRISLFIAIVATAIDLLIGVSYGLVSGWLGGWVDTVLQRVIEVISAIPNLVVVTLLAMLFGSSMWSIILAIALTSWTGMARQVRNLTLTYKERDFVLAAKTLGESGPKIALKHLVPNMSGTIIVQIMMTIPSAIMFEAVLSAINLGVKAPTSSLGTLITDGQNMLQYYPYQILIPSAVLILVSLAFILLGDGLRDAFDPKMADE, from the coding sequence ATGGAAGAAGTACAAAATGAATTTTCCCTCGTTGGGATTGAAGATAAGTCGGCCAGCGAAAACATCGTGAAGCCTGCCTTATCAACTTGGCAAAGTGTTTGGCACCGCCTTCGTAAGAATAAATTAGCAGTGGTTAGTTTGGTTTTCTTGGTTTTGGTTATGCTTTATGCGCTGATTTCAATACCATTGGTTAGCCAAAATGCAGCGAACCAATTCGATACTGGCACTGCTAAATATAAAAATTTGCCACCAAAGTCTGGTCTGCCAATTCCGGGCTGGGATGGCAATATGACAACCCCTGGTGCCACTGAATCGGTTGATGTTTATGCTAAGAACGATGTTGACCAGAATTTTATTTTGGGGACTGACAACCTTGGTCGTTCAGTGGCCAAGCGTGTAACGGTTGGTTTAAGAATCTCACTCTTTATTGCCATTGTGGCGACGGCCATCGACCTTTTGATTGGTGTTAGTTACGGTTTAGTTTCTGGCTGGCTTGGTGGTTGGGTGGATACCGTCTTACAACGCGTCATTGAAGTGATTTCGGCTATCCCCAACTTAGTGGTTGTGACCCTCTTGGCCATGCTTTTTGGGTCCAGTATGTGGTCAATTATTTTGGCCATCGCTTTGACGAGTTGGACTGGAATGGCCCGTCAGGTTCGTAACTTAACGTTGACCTATAAGGAACGTGACTTCGTCTTGGCGGCTAAGACCCTAGGTGAATCTGGACCAAAGATTGCTTTGAAGCACTTGGTACCAAACATGTCTGGTACAATTATCGTGCAAATCATGATGACGATTCCATCTGCCATTATGTTCGAAGCGGTTTTGTCGGCCATCAACTTGGGTGTTAAGGCACCAACTTCCTCACTTGGAACGTTGATTACTGATGGACAGAACATGTTGCAATACTACCCATATCAGATTTTGATTCCATCAGCTGTCTTGATTTTGGTATCGTTGGCCTTCATCCTGTTAGGGGATGGTCTGCGTGATGCCTTTGATCCAAAGATGGCGGATGAATAA
- a CDS encoding ABC transporter permease yields the protein MAKYIFKRVLILLVTLWIVVTATFFLMQILPGTPYNNPHLSASAIAQLNQTYGLDKPVLVQYFDYLVNLLHGDLGTSYQYQNQSVSTLIGQRLPVSAQLGLQALVVGILLGLWFGAVSAKNQNKKTDGFLGIISTLGISVPSFILAIVLLYVFGYNLGWLPVSGWGDSFSETILPTLALAVGPAATTTRFVRSEMIDVLHSDYIQLARAKGMTGTQLIRKHAYRNSMIPILTLIGPMVANLLTGSTLVENIFSIPGIGQQFVSSIPTKDYPVIMGTTIVYAAMLMVCILITDILTAIVDPRVRLK from the coding sequence ATGGCCAAATACATTTTCAAACGAGTGTTAATCCTGCTAGTCACATTGTGGATTGTGGTCACAGCCACGTTCTTCTTGATGCAGATTTTGCCAGGAACACCGTATAATAATCCACACTTATCGGCTTCTGCCATTGCCCAGTTGAATCAAACCTATGGTTTGGATAAGCCCGTTTTGGTTCAATACTTTGATTACCTTGTTAACCTTTTGCATGGTGATTTGGGGACCTCTTATCAGTATCAAAACCAATCAGTTTCAACGCTGATCGGGCAACGATTACCAGTATCTGCGCAACTTGGTTTACAAGCCCTGGTTGTTGGGATTTTGCTTGGTCTTTGGTTTGGGGCAGTTTCTGCCAAGAACCAAAACAAGAAGACGGATGGTTTTTTGGGCATTATTTCCACTCTGGGAATTTCGGTTCCTTCCTTTATCTTAGCCATCGTTTTGCTTTACGTCTTTGGTTATAATCTTGGTTGGTTGCCCGTTTCTGGTTGGGGCGATAGTTTCTCCGAAACGATTTTGCCAACTTTGGCCTTAGCCGTTGGTCCCGCAGCAACGACGACAAGATTTGTTCGTTCCGAAATGATTGATGTGTTGCACTCGGATTATATTCAATTGGCCCGGGCGAAGGGGATGACGGGTACTCAGTTAATTCGTAAGCATGCTTACCGGAATTCAATGATTCCGATTTTGACGCTGATCGGTCCAATGGTGGCCAACTTGTTGACTGGGTCAACCCTGGTTGAAAACATCTTTTCAATTCCCGGAATTGGGCAACAGTTTGTTTCCTCAATTCCGACCAAGGATTACCCAGTTATTATGGGAACCACTATCGTTTATGCAGCGATGTTGATGGTCTGCATCTTGATTACCGATATTTTGACGGCAATCGTTGATCCACGAGTTCGCTTGAAGTAG
- a CDS encoding peptide ABC transporter substrate-binding protein, which yields MKRWQKWTVAAVVVLVAVGGSRAAGWWGTSPADDKSTLNFGLATDIQTLDMSKATDQYSDTILGNTEANLLRTNAKGDVVPDLAKSYSVSSDGLTYTVQLRSGLKWSDGSALTAKDFVYSWQRIADPKTASQYSYLTSGVKNADDIVAGKKPVSDLGVKADGNTLTFTLEKPMPQFKYLLSFAQFTPQKESFVKEKGSKYGTTAADQIYSGAYKFEGWNGTNGKFKMVKNDNYWDAKNVKTKTINWQVIKNPETAIKLYKQGKIDRAAITNSPEMYSANKNNKDVVNSALASATYLEYNQAKNPFLQNEKIREALNLATNRKDLASQATGGTRDAAKSLVSNNLVKASNGEDLSTYVAPGYTYDKEKAQKLFAEGIKEVNKGKMNVTLETDADSPIAKNTVDYLKQAYESTFGDQISITEKIVPFKQRLQDSQNGNFDIVVSNWNGDYPDGSTFYDMFKATDTGMNNGQFKNQDYIDAVTKAESTDANNPSARDADWKAAEKALMDSANINPLLSWKGASLARPNVKGVVTNPAGLPLDVTRAYRK from the coding sequence ATGAAACGATGGCAGAAATGGACTGTTGCGGCAGTCGTTGTTCTGGTCGCAGTTGGGGGATCTCGAGCTGCTGGCTGGTGGGGGACAAGTCCCGCAGATGATAAATCAACGTTAAACTTTGGTTTGGCAACTGATATTCAAACATTAGATATGTCCAAGGCGACTGACCAATATTCCGATACCATTCTTGGAAATACGGAAGCGAACTTGTTACGTACAAATGCCAAGGGGGACGTTGTCCCTGACTTGGCTAAGTCATATAGCGTCTCATCAGACGGTTTGACTTATACCGTTCAATTGCGTTCCGGATTGAAGTGGTCAGATGGTTCTGCCTTGACTGCTAAGGACTTTGTATACTCATGGCAGCGAATTGCTGATCCAAAGACTGCCTCACAATACTCATACCTGACATCAGGTGTGAAGAATGCTGATGATATCGTGGCTGGTAAGAAGCCAGTGTCTGATTTGGGTGTTAAGGCTGATGGCAATACATTGACTTTCACGTTGGAAAAGCCAATGCCACAATTTAAGTACCTGTTGAGTTTCGCTCAATTCACGCCACAGAAGGAATCTTTCGTCAAGGAAAAGGGTTCTAAGTATGGTACAACTGCAGCCGATCAAATCTATTCAGGTGCTTACAAGTTCGAAGGCTGGAATGGAACCAACGGTAAGTTCAAGATGGTCAAGAACGATAACTATTGGGATGCCAAGAATGTCAAGACAAAGACGATTAACTGGCAAGTTATTAAGAACCCTGAAACTGCGATTAAGTTGTACAAGCAAGGTAAGATTGATCGCGCTGCGATTACCAACTCACCTGAAATGTACTCAGCTAACAAGAACAACAAGGATGTTGTCAATAGTGCGCTGGCTTCAGCAACTTACTTGGAGTATAACCAGGCAAAGAACCCATTCTTGCAAAACGAAAAGATTCGCGAAGCTTTGAACTTGGCAACCAACCGTAAGGACTTGGCTTCACAGGCAACGGGTGGTACCCGTGATGCTGCTAAGAGCTTGGTTTCAAACAACTTGGTTAAGGCTTCAAATGGTGAGGACTTGTCTACTTATGTTGCCCCTGGCTACACTTACGACAAGGAAAAGGCACAGAAACTCTTTGCTGAAGGAATCAAGGAAGTTAACAAGGGTAAGATGAACGTTACCCTGGAAACGGATGCTGATAGCCCAATTGCTAAGAATACTGTTGACTACTTGAAGCAAGCTTACGAATCAACCTTTGGTGACCAAATCTCAATCACTGAGAAGATTGTGCCATTCAAGCAACGTCTACAAGATTCACAAAACGGTAACTTTGATATTGTTGTTTCTAACTGGAACGGTGATTATCCTGATGGTTCAACCTTCTACGATATGTTCAAGGCAACTGACACTGGTATGAACAACGGTCAGTTCAAGAACCAAGATTACATTGACGCCGTAACAAAGGCCGAAAGTACAGATGCTAACAACCCATCTGCCCGTGATGCTGACTGGAAGGCAGCTGAAAAGGCTTTGATGGACTCTGCAAACATCAACCCATTGCTTTCATGGAAGGGTGCTTCATTGGCCCGTCCAAATGTTAAGGGTGTTGTGACAAACCCTGCTGGTTTGCCACTAGATGTTACTCGGGCATACCGGAAGTAA
- a CDS encoding ABC-F family ATP-binding cassette domain-containing protein: MALLEVSGLSMAYAEKTLYDDADLELQAGEHMGIVGQNGAGKSTLIRILTGQVLPLSGRIDWAKNLKIGYLDQYAEIPEGMTLVDFLHTAYKDLYAKQDRATELYEKYAATADDKLLERAGRLQEELDAAGFYDVDTEIERVISGLGLEAIGRDRELEHMSGGQRAKVILAKLLLENDDVIILDEPTNYLDVAHIEWLEGFLQGFEGAAMIISHDFDFLDKVTNAIADVSFGKITKYRGSFQKAMRQKEERSEQQLRQYEKQQVEIAKAEKFIAKNKARASTSKQAKSREKMLARMDKVDPPSENLKAKFNFPYVNSQSAAALTVTDLSVGYDQAILEPVSFSLTTEKKIVFAGFNGAGKSTLIKSILGEIPSLGGQVEFSPLAVVNYFDQDLDWDNDQQTPLQAMQDLFPTILPKELRQRLAGAGINAENAQKPLFQLSGGEQTKVKLAIMEMKPSNFLILDEPTNHLDEETKQALYKAIKAFPGNAIIVSHEVSFTKDLADQSLNVAALSYKENPE, translated from the coding sequence ATGGCATTATTAGAAGTAAGTGGGCTCTCGATGGCCTACGCAGAAAAAACATTATATGACGATGCTGACTTGGAATTGCAAGCCGGCGAACACATGGGGATTGTCGGTCAAAACGGGGCTGGTAAGTCAACTTTGATTCGGATTTTGACCGGGCAAGTTTTGCCCCTTTCGGGCCGAATTGACTGGGCGAAAAATCTGAAAATTGGCTACTTGGATCAGTATGCAGAAATTCCAGAGGGGATGACTCTGGTTGATTTCTTGCATACGGCTTACAAGGATCTCTATGCTAAGCAGGATCGCGCAACGGAATTGTATGAAAAGTACGCCGCTACCGCCGATGACAAGCTGCTTGAGCGAGCAGGACGCCTACAAGAAGAACTGGATGCTGCTGGTTTCTATGACGTTGATACTGAAATCGAACGGGTGATTTCTGGTCTAGGCTTGGAAGCCATTGGGCGGGACCGCGAACTAGAACACATGTCTGGTGGTCAGCGTGCCAAGGTTATCTTGGCTAAGTTGCTCTTGGAAAATGACGACGTCATTATCCTTGATGAGCCGACCAACTATTTGGATGTTGCGCACATCGAATGGTTGGAAGGCTTTTTGCAGGGATTTGAAGGCGCAGCCATGATTATTTCGCATGACTTTGATTTCTTGGATAAGGTAACGAACGCGATTGCTGACGTTTCTTTTGGTAAAATTACCAAGTATCGCGGTTCTTTCCAAAAGGCGATGCGTCAAAAAGAAGAACGTTCTGAGCAGCAGCTGCGTCAGTATGAGAAACAGCAGGTTGAGATTGCTAAAGCTGAAAAGTTCATTGCCAAGAACAAGGCCCGTGCTTCAACTTCAAAGCAGGCCAAGTCTCGTGAAAAGATGCTGGCCCGGATGGATAAGGTGGATCCACCTTCAGAAAACCTGAAGGCGAAATTTAACTTCCCATACGTTAACTCCCAGTCGGCCGCCGCTTTGACGGTGACTGATTTGTCAGTTGGCTATGATCAGGCAATCTTGGAACCCGTGTCATTCTCATTAACAACGGAAAAGAAGATTGTCTTTGCTGGGTTCAACGGGGCAGGAAAGTCGACGTTGATCAAGTCCATTTTGGGCGAAATTCCTTCACTTGGCGGTCAAGTGGAATTTTCACCTTTAGCTGTCGTGAATTACTTTGACCAGGATTTAGACTGGGATAATGACCAGCAGACGCCATTACAGGCGATGCAAGACTTATTCCCTACGATTTTGCCAAAAGAATTGCGGCAGCGTTTGGCGGGCGCCGGCATTAATGCTGAAAATGCCCAAAAGCCATTGTTCCAGCTTTCTGGAGGGGAGCAGACGAAGGTTAAGCTGGCCATTATGGAGATGAAGCCGTCAAACTTCTTAATCCTTGATGAGCCAACGAACCACTTGGATGAAGAAACGAAACAAGCTTTGTATAAGGCGATTAAAGCCTTTCCTGGTAACGCTATTATCGTTTCTCACGAAGTTTCCTTTACGAAGGATTTAGCGGATCAAAGCTTGAACGTGGCTGCTTTGTCTTACAAGGAAAATCCGGAATAA
- a CDS encoding peptide chain release factor 3, with the protein MENFEQELQNRRTFAIISHPDAGKTTLTEQLLLHGGVIREAGTVKGRGAKKMASSDWMAIEQQRGISVTSSVLQFDYEGKRINILDTPGHEDFSEDTYRTLMAVDSVVMVVDAAKGIEPQTKKLFEIVSKRGIPVFTFFNKIDRDARSPLDLVDELESILGIQAYPMNWPIGSGQILQGIYDLKQKELIPFKNAADHPEVRQEGLDEVELLEDAGNQFDEKAVATGQLTPVFFGSALANFGVTEFLREYLAYAPMPAPVTTVDDQVIEPDNHEFTGFVFKIQANMDPRHRDRIAFVRIVSGAFERGMDVTLERTGKKLRLANVTQFMAEERENVQGAVPGDIIGVYDTGNFQIGDTIFAGKKAVRFPDLPTFTPEYFNKVIAKDVMKQKSYHKGITQLVQEGTIQLYKSWNSSEYILGAVGQLQFEVFKFRMENEYNVEIQFEPIGSKVARWIDPDQVDEKMASSRNLLVKDRYDRPVFLFENNFALNWFKDKYPNVELEAKM; encoded by the coding sequence ATGGAAAACTTTGAACAAGAATTACAAAATCGGCGGACATTCGCCATCATTTCCCATCCCGATGCGGGGAAAACAACCTTAACGGAACAATTACTCCTTCACGGCGGTGTGATCCGTGAGGCTGGAACGGTTAAGGGCCGCGGAGCGAAGAAGATGGCTTCGTCTGACTGGATGGCCATTGAACAACAGCGTGGGATTTCGGTTACTTCTTCTGTCTTGCAGTTTGACTATGAGGGCAAACGCATCAACATTTTGGATACTCCTGGGCACGAAGATTTTTCGGAAGATACTTACCGAACACTGATGGCCGTTGATTCGGTTGTGATGGTTGTTGATGCTGCAAAGGGAATTGAGCCACAAACCAAGAAGCTCTTTGAAATTGTTTCCAAACGCGGCATCCCTGTCTTTACATTTTTTAACAAGATTGATCGTGATGCCCGGTCACCATTGGATTTGGTGGACGAATTAGAAAGTATCCTGGGCATTCAAGCTTACCCAATGAATTGGCCGATTGGTTCTGGCCAAATTTTGCAGGGCATCTATGACTTGAAGCAAAAGGAACTGATCCCCTTTAAGAACGCAGCTGATCATCCAGAGGTTCGCCAAGAGGGCTTGGATGAAGTTGAATTGTTGGAAGATGCTGGTAACCAATTTGACGAAAAAGCCGTTGCCACGGGTCAGTTAACGCCGGTTTTCTTTGGTTCGGCCTTAGCAAATTTTGGTGTAACCGAATTTTTGCGGGAATACTTGGCCTATGCACCAATGCCAGCACCGGTCACGACGGTTGATGACCAGGTGATTGAACCGGATAATCACGAGTTTACTGGTTTTGTCTTTAAGATTCAGGCAAACATGGATCCCCGTCACCGTGATCGGATTGCCTTTGTACGAATTGTTTCCGGTGCCTTTGAGCGTGGTATGGATGTTACGCTGGAAAGAACGGGCAAGAAGCTCCGTTTGGCCAATGTGACCCAGTTCATGGCAGAGGAACGAGAAAATGTGCAGGGCGCCGTTCCGGGTGATATTATCGGTGTTTATGATACCGGAAATTTCCAAATCGGTGATACAATCTTTGCTGGTAAGAAAGCTGTCCGTTTCCCTGATTTACCCACGTTTACGCCGGAGTATTTTAATAAAGTGATTGCTAAGGATGTGATGAAGCAAAAGTCATATCACAAGGGCATCACCCAATTGGTCCAAGAAGGAACAATTCAGCTTTATAAGTCATGGAACTCAAGCGAGTATATTCTTGGTGCAGTTGGCCAATTGCAATTTGAAGTGTTCAAATTCCGAATGGAAAATGAGTATAACGTTGAAATTCAATTTGAGCCGATTGGTTCAAAGGTTGCCCGATGGATTGACCCAGACCAAGTGGACGAAAAGATGGCTTCATCGCGGAACCTGTTGGTCAAGGATCGCTATGACCGTCCCGTCTTCTTATTTGAAAATAACTTTGCATTGAACTGGTTCAAGGATAAGTATCCAAATGTTGAACTGGAAGCAAAGATGTAA
- a CDS encoding lactoylglutathione lyase, producing the protein MKARKLNHKKIPAQDPNRAFRFWRDVFDLPQSGAQTDRILVVDHEDLTFVQSQSKTIFELLVRDHLPELKQHLANNFVVIEKEEERFNNKVAVTVKDSEGNTVVIEANA; encoded by the coding sequence ATGAAAGCTCGTAAACTCAACCATAAAAAAATTCCCGCACAAGACCCCAACCGTGCCTTTCGTTTCTGGCGCGACGTCTTTGACCTTCCTCAAAGTGGTGCCCAAACTGACCGCATCTTAGTTGTTGACCACGAAGACCTTACTTTTGTTCAGAGTCAATCCAAAACTATTTTTGAGCTCTTGGTTCGTGACCACCTCCCTGAATTAAAACAGCACTTAGCCAATAATTTTGTTGTCATCGAAAAAGAGGAAGAACGTTTTAACAATAAAGTGGCGGTGACGGTTAAGGATTCCGAGGGTAATACCGTCGTCATTGAGGCGAATGCCTGA
- a CDS encoding ABC transporter ATP-binding protein: MVAPILQVKDLRVDFNTYAGKIQAIRGVNFDLNAGETIAIVGESGSGKSVTTKTLLGLNAQNAELGEESQILYNGKNLAKLSEKEWESYRGSEVAMVFQDPMTSLDPTMKIGNQIAEPIMKHHEVEKAEALEKALQLMKDVGIPNAEEHINDYPHQWSGGMRQRAVIAIALAADPKVLIADEPTTALDVTIQAQILQVLKKLQKKNNTAIIFITHDLGVVAGIADRVAVMYAGKIVETGLVNEVFYNPQHPYTWGLLGSMPSTKTESGTLQAIPGTPPDLLYPPKGDAFADRNVYGLAIDHEKQPPLFEVSPTHFAATWLLDDRAPKVTPPLEIQRRQAFWQTLENEGAK; encoded by the coding sequence ATGGTAGCACCAATTTTACAAGTAAAAGACCTCCGCGTGGACTTTAACACTTATGCTGGAAAAATCCAGGCGATTCGAGGCGTTAATTTTGATTTAAATGCTGGCGAAACCATCGCGATTGTTGGGGAATCCGGTTCTGGTAAATCAGTGACGACAAAGACCCTCCTCGGTCTCAATGCCCAGAACGCTGAATTAGGTGAAGAAAGTCAAATTCTTTACAATGGTAAGAATTTGGCCAAGTTGTCTGAAAAAGAATGGGAAAGTTATCGTGGCTCTGAAGTCGCAATGGTTTTCCAGGACCCAATGACTTCATTAGACCCAACGATGAAGATTGGCAACCAAATTGCTGAACCAATCATGAAGCACCATGAAGTTGAAAAGGCTGAAGCACTAGAAAAGGCTTTGCAGCTCATGAAGGATGTTGGGATTCCAAATGCCGAGGAACACATCAATGATTATCCTCACCAATGGTCTGGTGGCATGCGCCAGCGGGCTGTGATCGCCATTGCTTTGGCCGCTGATCCAAAGGTCTTGATTGCCGATGAACCAACAACTGCTTTGGATGTGACGATTCAAGCCCAGATTTTACAGGTTTTGAAGAAGTTGCAAAAGAAGAATAACACGGCCATTATCTTTATCACCCATGATTTGGGTGTTGTGGCCGGGATTGCTGATCGGGTGGCCGTTATGTATGCCGGCAAGATTGTTGAAACCGGACTGGTGAACGAAGTCTTCTATAATCCACAACATCCTTATACATGGGGGTTGTTGGGTTCAATGCCATCAACGAAGACTGAGTCTGGTACCTTACAGGCCATCCCAGGTACGCCACCGGACTTGCTTTACCCACCAAAGGGTGATGCTTTTGCAGACCGAAACGTTTATGGTTTGGCAATCGATCATGAAAAACAACCACCACTCTTTGAAGTGTCACCAACTCATTTTGCAGCCACATGGCTCTTAGATGACCGGGCACCAAAGGTAACACCACCACTTGAGATTCAACGTCGCCAAGCATTTTGGCAGACCTTAGAAAATGAGGGGGCCAAGTAA
- a CDS encoding ABC transporter ATP-binding protein, producing MQNSDAKKLVEIKDLNLTFNAGKSNATKAIDEISFDIYEGETFGLVGESGSGKTTIGRTILKLYNQDSGTITFDGQDLGQLKKQGMKDFRKQAQMIFQDPQASLNGRLRVEDIIGEGLDQVGYSKKRAEREAKVLELLKLVGLNKDHASRYPHEFSGGQKQRIGIARALAVQPKFIIADEPISALDVSVQAQVVNLLADLQKQNKLTYLFIAHDLAMVKYISDRIGVMHWGKLVELGTADEVYNHPLHPYTKSLLSAVPEPDPIVEKQRVIKPYDASFEKDGQERKMVEVEPGHFVLATPAEAEQYKAEQQ from the coding sequence ATGCAAAATTCAGATGCAAAGAAATTAGTTGAGATTAAGGACTTAAACCTGACTTTTAATGCTGGTAAGAGCAATGCCACCAAGGCAATTGATGAGATTTCTTTCGATATTTATGAAGGTGAAACCTTTGGCTTGGTTGGGGAATCCGGCTCAGGAAAGACGACCATTGGTCGGACGATTTTGAAGCTTTACAACCAAGATTCAGGGACCATTACTTTTGATGGTCAAGATCTGGGCCAGTTGAAAAAACAGGGCATGAAGGACTTCCGTAAGCAAGCGCAAATGATTTTCCAAGACCCACAGGCCTCATTGAACGGCCGTTTGCGAGTTGAAGATATCATTGGTGAGGGTCTTGACCAAGTCGGTTACAGCAAGAAGCGGGCCGAACGAGAAGCGAAGGTATTGGAATTGTTGAAGTTGGTTGGCTTGAACAAGGACCACGCCTCACGATACCCACACGAATTCTCTGGTGGACAGAAGCAGCGAATTGGAATCGCCCGTGCGTTAGCCGTTCAGCCAAAGTTTATCATTGCCGATGAACCAATTTCGGCCTTGGACGTTTCTGTTCAGGCTCAGGTTGTCAACTTATTGGCTGATTTACAAAAACAAAACAAGTTGACTTACCTTTTTATTGCTCATGATTTGGCCATGGTCAAGTATATCTCTGACCGAATTGGTGTGATGCACTGGGGAAAGTTGGTTGAATTGGGTACTGCGGATGAAGTTTATAACCATCCATTGCACCCATATACCAAGAGCTTGCTTTCGGCCGTGCCTGAACCTGATCCAATCGTTGAAAAGCAACGTGTGATTAAGCCGTACGATGCCAGTTTTGAAAAGGATGGTCAGGAACGAAAGATGGTTGAGGTTGAACCGGGCCACTTTGTCTTGGCAACCCCAGCGGAAGCTGAACAGTACAAGGCGGAACAGCAGTAA